Proteins from a genomic interval of Salinivibrio kushneri:
- a CDS encoding HlyD family type I secretion periplasmic adaptor subunit, producing MGKPVKKTSQPTDLDMVDDVYGAMMTDTPLKYRAVVWVALLLIVSFIVWAAFAELDRVTRGNGKVIPPSHVQLIQSLDGGILQAMYVDEGQLVEKGMPLARIDDTRFRSDLAQQEQEVDSLRASVTRMYHELDSVTLQPASKPWQQQIDVTMRSMTFPNELTSRKPNLVARQKSEYRSRLESLSNQLEIQARQIVQKRQALEEVASKIKTLTNSMSIMQREINITRPLVEKKIVSEVELLKLERQINDMDGELTNLKLSRPKIKASLDEAILKRREAALQFISETRAKLSETEARLSRLTEAKVGAQDKVNKAVITSPVNGTVKTIHINTLGGVVDPGEDVIEIVPTEDQLLVEVKILPKDIAFLHPGLPAVVKVTAYDFTRYGGLDGTVEHISADTTQDEEGNSFYLVRIRTESSHLTREDGTPMPIIPGMLTSVDIITGKRTVLEYILNPILRAKENALRER from the coding sequence ATGGGCAAGCCGGTTAAAAAAACGAGTCAACCCACTGATCTCGACATGGTCGATGATGTTTATGGCGCCATGATGACAGACACGCCACTTAAATACCGAGCGGTGGTTTGGGTGGCCTTGCTCCTTATCGTCAGTTTTATTGTCTGGGCCGCCTTTGCTGAGCTTGATCGTGTCACCCGTGGTAATGGCAAAGTTATTCCTCCCTCCCATGTTCAACTTATCCAGAGCCTGGATGGCGGTATTTTACAGGCGATGTATGTCGATGAGGGTCAGCTGGTTGAAAAAGGCATGCCCTTGGCGCGTATTGATGATACGCGGTTTCGCTCCGATCTGGCTCAGCAAGAGCAAGAGGTCGATAGCCTGCGCGCGTCGGTGACGCGGATGTACCATGAGCTTGACAGTGTCACGCTACAGCCGGCCAGTAAGCCGTGGCAACAACAGATCGATGTCACCATGCGCTCGATGACATTTCCTAACGAATTAACCAGCAGAAAACCGAATTTGGTCGCGCGACAAAAATCGGAATACCGCAGTCGACTAGAGAGTCTCAGCAACCAATTAGAGATCCAAGCGCGTCAAATCGTACAAAAAAGGCAAGCGCTGGAAGAGGTCGCCTCTAAGATAAAAACCTTGACCAACTCGATGTCAATTATGCAGCGTGAGATCAATATCACACGTCCTTTGGTGGAAAAGAAGATTGTCTCAGAAGTGGAACTTCTCAAACTAGAGAGACAGATCAATGATATGGACGGTGAGCTAACCAACTTAAAGCTTTCACGGCCAAAGATAAAAGCCTCATTGGATGAAGCGATATTGAAACGCCGCGAAGCTGCTTTGCAATTTATCAGCGAAACACGCGCTAAACTGAGTGAAACGGAAGCGCGGCTATCTCGATTAACAGAAGCGAAAGTGGGTGCTCAAGACAAGGTGAATAAAGCGGTTATCACCTCTCCGGTTAATGGCACGGTGAAAACAATACATATCAATACCCTCGGTGGGGTTGTTGACCCGGGCGAAGATGTGATTGAAATTGTGCCGACAGAAGATCAGCTGCTCGTCGAAGTAAAAATTTTGCCAAAGGATATTGCGTTCCTGCATCCGGGGTTACCCGCCGTTGTGAAGGTGACCGCCTATGACTTTACCCGTTATGGCGGCCTGGACGGCACCGTCGAGCATATAAGTGCCGATACGACGCAGGATGAAGAAGGCAATAGCTTTTATTTAGTACGGATAAGAACGGAATCATCACACTTAACCAGGGAAGATGGCACACCGATGCCGATTATCCCTGGCATGTTGACGTCGGTGGATATTATAACCGGCAAGCGGACAGTACTGGAATACATACTTAATCCTATCTTACGAGCAAAAGAAAACGCATTACGTGAGCGCTGA